The following are from one region of the Patescibacteria group bacterium genome:
- a CDS encoding type II secretion system protein — translation MNMRKYALGLQKGFTLVELLVVVAIIGLLAGIAIVSVNSVRIKARDTRRIADIKQIQNALELYNNEHGGMYPASGADLKLGRNTNDANDPMAITSAGIKETPAADETVYLNVVPHDPTDGKEYLYLKDIAADVNRLTYTMTFTTEGTTSLGAAATYKATPTGIAP, via the coding sequence ATGAATATGAGAAAATATGCTCTAGGGCTTCAAAAAGGTTTTACACTCGTCGAATTGTTGGTAGTTGTGGCAATTATTGGTTTACTGGCTGGTATCGCAATTGTATCAGTGAATTCTGTGCGCATTAAAGCGCGTGATACACGCCGCATTGCTGATATCAAGCAGATTCAGAATGCTCTTGAACTGTATAATAATGAGCATGGAGGTATGTATCCTGCATCAGGTGCGGATCTTAAACTTGGTAGAAATACAAATGATGCTAATGATCCTATGGCTATTACATCAGCCGGTATAAAGGAAACTCCTGCTGCGGATGAAACTGTATACCTTAATGTGGTACCCCATGATCCTACTGACGGGAAGGAATATCTCTATCTCAAAGACATTGCTGCAGATGTAAACAGACTTACCTATACGATGACATTTACCACGGAAGGTACTACATCGCTTGGTGCTGCTGCAACCTACAAGGCTACTCCGACAGGTATTGCTCCATAA
- a CDS encoding HIT family protein: MDCIFCKISSHEIPSTPVYEDDLLIAFLDIHPVNKGHTLVVPKNHSADFLTTDTDMLSRLMEPLKLISSAVMKGVGADACNISTNNGAAAGQVIFHLHWHIVPRFSDDGLKLWKGNAYQDGEMEEIAKNIQKHIAS; encoded by the coding sequence ATGGACTGCATTTTTTGTAAAATTAGTTCTCATGAAATCCCAAGCACACCCGTGTATGAAGATGATCTGCTCATTGCTTTTCTTGATATACACCCCGTGAATAAAGGACACACGCTCGTCGTGCCCAAAAACCACAGCGCTGACTTTCTTACAACAGATACTGACATGCTCTCACGACTCATGGAGCCGCTCAAACTTATTTCTTCGGCAGTTATGAAGGGAGTCGGTGCCGATGCATGCAATATTTCTACGAATAATGGCGCCGCTGCAGGGCAGGTAATTTTCCATCTCCATTGGCATATTGTTCCGCGATTTTCGGATGATGGACTCAAGCTCTGGAAAGGAAACGCCTATCAAGATGGTGAAATGGAGGAAATAGCAAAGAATATTCAAAAACACATCGCAAGCTAA
- a CDS encoding type II secretion system F family protein, with protein sequence MRFKYKAKNRNSEDIEGMLEAESQSHAAEMLLERELAVMELKEVVETSFTKVIGMFFSRVSKKDLAIFLRQLSILVSAAVPLVQALKILSQQSSSGALKEALSNVVNEVEGGMKLSQALGRYPNLFNSYFVNMIKSGETSGRLDEIMNYLADQQEKEYELQSKLIGALSYPIFIICMMIVASFVMFVFVLPKMLTMFTDMGPGVELPIATRILIGTSWFFTHFWWLIIIILIGIIVAFNVYIRTPAGRYVIHFIMLKLPVFGKLFTYVSLVRFSRSLGTILVGGITIPIGLRVVRDIVGNAVYEDLITQTIKEVEDGNPISTAFAKSHEIPPMVTHMLSVGEQTGRLDDVLEKVSQFYNREVGVMLDNVISLIEPAIMVLLGLGVGVMVAGILLPMYTLSSKM encoded by the coding sequence ATGCGATTCAAATATAAAGCAAAAAACAGGAATAGCGAAGACATTGAAGGGATGCTCGAGGCGGAATCCCAGTCCCATGCTGCAGAAATGCTCCTGGAGCGTGAGCTGGCTGTGATGGAGTTGAAAGAAGTGGTTGAAACAAGCTTTACTAAGGTCATTGGAATGTTTTTTTCCCGTGTTTCAAAAAAGGACCTTGCTATTTTCCTGCGCCAGCTTTCCATCTTGGTTTCCGCGGCAGTACCGCTGGTTCAGGCTCTCAAAATCCTTTCGCAGCAATCCTCAAGCGGAGCACTGAAAGAGGCGCTTTCCAATGTGGTGAATGAAGTTGAAGGCGGCATGAAGCTTTCCCAAGCATTGGGCAGGTATCCGAATTTGTTCAATTCGTACTTTGTAAACATGATTAAATCCGGTGAAACTTCAGGGCGCTTGGATGAAATTATGAATTACCTTGCTGACCAACAAGAAAAAGAATATGAACTCCAAAGCAAGTTGATTGGCGCGTTGTCCTATCCGATTTTCATTATCTGCATGATGATTGTCGCAAGTTTTGTGATGTTTGTATTTGTGCTGCCTAAAATGCTCACGATGTTTACCGATATGGGGCCTGGCGTAGAGCTTCCGATTGCAACACGCATCTTGATCGGTACCAGCTGGTTTTTTACCCATTTTTGGTGGCTTATCATCATTATTCTTATTGGGATAATTGTAGCATTCAATGTATACATCAGAACTCCTGCCGGGCGCTATGTTATTCATTTCATCATGCTTAAGCTGCCGGTATTTGGCAAATTATTTACGTATGTATCATTGGTGCGTTTTTCTCGGAGTCTCGGGACAATTCTCGTGGGGGGCATTACTATTCCTATAGGATTACGCGTGGTAAGGGATATTGTGGGTAATGCGGTATATGAGGATTTGATTACGCAGACCATTAAAGAAGTGGAAGATGGCAATCCTATTTCTACGGCATTCGCCAAAAGCCATGAGATTCCTCCGATGGTTACCCACATGCTTTCCGTGGGCGAGCAGACCGGGCGCTTGGATGATGTATTGGAAAAAGTGAGCCAGTTTTATAATCGCGAGGTGGGAGTAATGCTGGATAACGTTATATCACTCATTGAACCGGCTATTATGGTACTGCTCGGCTTGGGTGTGGGTGTTATGGTTGCAGGTATTCTATTGCCAATGTACACACTATCGTCAAAAATGTAG
- a CDS encoding CDP-alcohol phosphatidyltransferase family protein — translation MQKFFPPFNDNHFIHADEVFRTDRVIDRLLLRFFPDWIQPNHITLFRIIATPPTLILLLDRHYEWGVPLFLLVAFTDAMDGALARTRNKITVWGMMFDPVADKLLIVPAIMILAFTQLPILLVLSVAGVEILILLLAILWRKRGLIVKSNRWGKFKMFLQVIGIMSILLATWLSLPLVLFAEVVLTASVVCALVSIVRKGI, via the coding sequence ATGCAGAAATTTTTCCCTCCTTTCAATGATAATCATTTTATCCATGCCGATGAAGTCTTTCGTACTGATCGTGTAATCGACAGGCTATTACTGCGATTTTTTCCTGATTGGATACAGCCAAATCATATCACGCTTTTTCGCATCATTGCAACGCCGCCAACACTTATTTTGTTGCTAGATCGGCACTATGAATGGGGAGTGCCGTTGTTTTTGCTTGTTGCATTTACCGATGCAATGGATGGTGCTTTAGCACGCACGCGCAACAAGATAACAGTATGGGGGATGATGTTTGATCCTGTTGCCGATAAACTGCTCATCGTGCCGGCAATCATGATTCTTGCGTTCACTCAATTGCCGATACTTCTTGTATTGAGTGTTGCCGGTGTTGAAATCCTCATTTTGCTTCTTGCGATCCTCTGGAGAAAACGAGGACTTATCGTTAAGTCAAACAGATGGGGCAAGTTCAAAATGTTTCTTCAAGTCATTGGGATTATGAGTATTCTCCTTGCAACATGGCTTTCACTGCCTCTTGTGCTGTTTGCCGAAGTGGTGTTGACAGCGAGCGTAGTATGTGCGCTCGTGAGTATTGTTCGAAAGGGCATATGA
- a CDS encoding DciA family protein yields MAFTALHTLLNRAVHRAGIHRGVTAAKAVSRSEEIVKEFFGADILEVIKPLSLRGRILTFACIDSSAAASIGMYEEMIVQYVNEGFDKSVADRITIVTT; encoded by the coding sequence ATGGCCTTTACAGCATTGCATACCCTTCTCAACCGCGCGGTGCATCGTGCGGGAATCCATCGAGGCGTTACGGCTGCCAAGGCAGTGAGCCGATCAGAAGAAATTGTTAAAGAATTTTTTGGGGCCGATATCCTTGAGGTTATCAAACCACTTTCACTGAGGGGTAGGATTCTTACGTTTGCATGTATTGATTCCTCGGCAGCTGCTTCGATCGGCATGTATGAAGAAATGATTGTACAGTATGTGAATGAGGGATTTGATAAATCCGTGGCTGATAGAATAACTATTGTTACTACATAG
- a CDS encoding type II secretion system protein, with protein sequence MITYTQQTDVRRGFTLVEMLVALTIIGLLTTVSVVQFQSGRQDDALRLATMRMSDALRTSQSAAQSGSIEQYANAQGYGVYVFQTAASKSCVDGSTTINEGIVLFADTDSNKAYTPNTDTVIRCQSLIVDGAPIVLEKIEELKAADDSIITVTTATAFFQRPTSFVLIDAATEMKKLTLTLKNTRNNHTKQVVLDRISGRIDFDY encoded by the coding sequence ATGATTACGTATACGCAACAGACAGATGTTCGAAGGGGTTTTACGCTCGTTGAAATGCTTGTAGCGCTTACGATTATTGGCCTTTTGACCACTGTTTCGGTTGTGCAGTTTCAATCCGGACGCCAGGATGATGCGTTGCGCCTTGCTACCATGCGCATGAGCGATGCGCTTCGCACAAGCCAATCTGCCGCCCAGTCCGGCAGTATTGAGCAGTATGCTAATGCGCAAGGATATGGCGTATATGTATTCCAAACAGCAGCAAGCAAATCGTGCGTGGACGGCTCTACAACCATCAATGAAGGTATTGTACTTTTTGCAGATACCGATAGTAATAAAGCATACACCCCTAATACCGACACGGTTATTCGATGCCAATCCCTTATTGTGGACGGAGCTCCGATCGTATTGGAAAAAATCGAGGAACTCAAGGCAGCAGACGATAGTATTATCACGGTAACTACAGCAACAGCATTTTTTCAACGGCCGACATCATTTGTGCTTATTGATGCGGCAACAGAAATGAAAAAACTGACACTCACACTCAAGAACACACGAAATAATCACACAAAACAAGTTGTGCTTGATCGGATTTCCGGCAGGATCGACTTTGATTATTAG
- a CDS encoding prepilin peptidase: MLFIFELLVVFLLGLCVGSFLNVIIFRLHRNEQWQRGRSHCGTCNTALTIKDLIPLVSFLVLKGTCRYCKAPLSPQYPFVELAMGVLVVVAYLAILSEFQAQSLSMILAIGTLFPVLVFVKNIFFLGILLVIFVTDLRWFAIYDSVVLTGCALALAAHLLMPPLFSPHYILPAWLNLGVAALVPTAFFGAQYVVSSGKWIGGGDILLGGMMGLMLGWPQVLVALFIAYCTGSIIGIALIAAGKKSRGSEVPFGTFLTAATATMLLIGDPIMAFVNRTLLL; encoded by the coding sequence ATGCTTTTTATATTTGAACTTCTGGTAGTATTTCTTTTGGGCTTGTGTGTCGGCAGTTTTTTGAATGTTATTATTTTTCGCTTACACAGGAATGAACAATGGCAGCGGGGCCGTTCGCATTGCGGTACTTGCAACACAGCACTTACTATCAAGGATCTTATTCCTCTGGTAAGTTTTTTGGTGTTGAAAGGCACGTGCAGATATTGTAAGGCACCCCTATCACCCCAATACCCGTTTGTAGAGCTTGCAATGGGAGTGTTGGTTGTAGTAGCTTACCTTGCGATACTCTCAGAATTTCAAGCACAATCATTATCAATGATCCTTGCAATCGGAACGCTTTTTCCCGTCTTGGTGTTTGTTAAGAACATATTTTTCTTGGGTATATTACTGGTGATATTTGTCACCGATCTTCGTTGGTTTGCGATCTATGACAGCGTTGTTCTGACAGGTTGTGCGCTAGCGTTAGCGGCTCATCTGCTTATGCCACCACTTTTTTCTCCACACTATATTCTGCCGGCATGGTTAAATCTTGGTGTTGCAGCGCTTGTTCCAACGGCATTTTTTGGCGCACAATATGTAGTTTCATCAGGAAAATGGATTGGTGGAGGGGATATCCTCTTGGGAGGCATGATGGGACTTATGCTCGGCTGGCCCCAGGTGCTTGTGGCGCTGTTTATTGCCTATTGTACCGGTTCGATTATCGGTATTGCGCTCATTGCCGCTGGCAAAAAATCGCGAGGCAGTGAAGTACCTTTTGGTACGTTTCTTACAGCAGCAACGGCCACGATGCTTCTCATTGGAGATCCGATTATGGCTTTTGTTAATCGTACGCTCTTGCTATGA
- a CDS encoding prepilin-type N-terminal cleavage/methylation domain-containing protein produces MKNIQKGFTLVELLVVVAIIGLLAGIAIVSVNSVRIKARDTRRIADVKQIQNALELYNNEKGGLYPQATATKELGDAGITVISTNGFAAGDPTFLNVVPKDPTNNGEFQYQYLACGTEGDATKPCLNYQINFATEGVTSLGALGNYKATPTGISGR; encoded by the coding sequence ATGAAAAATATTCAAAAAGGCTTTACACTCGTCGAATTGCTGGTGGTTGTGGCAATCATCGGTTTACTGGCGGGTATTGCAATTGTATCGGTGAATTCGGTACGTATTAAAGCGCGTGATACACGTCGCATTGCAGATGTTAAGCAAATCCAGAATGCGCTTGAGCTGTATAATAATGAAAAAGGAGGACTCTATCCTCAAGCAACAGCTACTAAGGAACTTGGTGATGCGGGCATTACTGTGATTTCTACAAATGGTTTTGCTGCAGGTGACCCTACGTTTTTAAATGTCGTGCCGAAAGACCCGACAAATAACGGTGAATTCCAATATCAATATCTAGCGTGCGGTACCGAAGGTGATGCAACAAAACCTTGCTTGAATTATCAGATTAATTTTGCAACAGAGGGCGTTACATCACTCGGCGCGCTTGGAAACTATAAAGCAACACCTACGGGTATTAGTGGAAGATAA
- a CDS encoding type II secretion system protein, with protein MKLDTTLCKKGFTLVELLVTISIIGLLASITVLSVGNVRQVARDSKRLADIKQLQTGLEFYFNQTNGYPQTKDNLKDGEGFVNLGDANHNVLCAATQYGFEATLAACGAFPVYMSKVPGNPQPGGPMYYRYKPETLPGNDKPTAYQMKFNLETTIAGYTPGEHIARPSGVQ; from the coding sequence ATGAAACTAGATACCACTCTTTGCAAAAAAGGTTTCACACTTGTGGAACTTCTTGTTACCATTTCAATCATTGGTCTATTGGCAAGCATTACCGTGCTATCAGTGGGAAATGTGCGCCAGGTCGCACGCGATTCCAAACGGTTAGCGGATATTAAGCAGCTTCAAACAGGCTTGGAGTTTTATTTCAATCAAACAAATGGTTATCCACAGACTAAGGATAATTTAAAAGATGGCGAAGGGTTTGTGAATTTGGGAGATGCAAACCACAATGTGCTCTGTGCTGCAACGCAGTATGGTTTTGAAGCTACGCTTGCTGCATGCGGAGCATTTCCTGTGTATATGAGTAAAGTTCCGGGCAACCCACAGCCGGGTGGTCCTATGTACTACCGCTATAAACCGGAAACGCTGCCAGGTAATGATAAGCCCACAGCATACCAAATGAAATTCAATCTCGAAACAACTATAGCAGGGTATACACCGGGGGAGCATATAGCGCGCCCATCAGGAGTCCAATAA
- a CDS encoding glycosyltransferase family 4 protein: MKLIEVVAVYPPYRGGIGTVAQQNARMAAKEGFDVTIATPLYPSLDKKVAAVEFDGGVKVKRLNPSVSYGNAAVMRGLLRPLLQADVIHLHYPCIGNEWLVLLAGYVWRKKIVVTYHHDLVGKGLFRCIFKLYTFLFLPLTLRIARRVFVTSWDYAQQSYLKKYLSKRKQLFSELPCAVDTTIFYPRQKDSSILSRYSIKATDRVVVFVGGLDSAHYFKGVSLLIQVFSKHFSTMNNTHLVIVGDGDCKEEYERQSKLLDCEGNIHFAGSVVSDELPLYYAIADVFVLPSIDSSEAFGIAIIEAQACGKPVITSDLPGVRSVVRHGIDGLHFSPSNPIELGEALYTLLSDEALRMRMSSSARERALQNYSTDAVGKKFVSELQKI; this comes from the coding sequence ATGAAACTCATCGAAGTTGTTGCGGTATACCCCCCCTATAGGGGAGGAATCGGCACCGTGGCGCAACAGAATGCGCGTATGGCAGCGAAAGAGGGTTTTGATGTCACCATTGCAACTCCACTCTACCCTTCATTAGATAAGAAAGTCGCAGCGGTGGAATTTGATGGCGGAGTAAAAGTGAAGCGTCTCAACCCCTCTGTATCCTATGGCAATGCAGCGGTGATGAGGGGGCTTTTGAGACCTTTGTTGCAGGCTGATGTCATTCATCTCCACTATCCGTGCATTGGCAATGAATGGTTGGTGCTCTTGGCGGGGTATGTATGGAGGAAAAAAATTGTTGTGACCTATCACCATGATTTGGTTGGGAAGGGACTGTTTCGGTGTATATTCAAACTGTATACATTTTTGTTTTTACCACTCACTCTTCGTATTGCTCGCCGAGTATTTGTAACATCATGGGATTATGCGCAGCAATCATATTTAAAAAAATACCTTAGCAAAAGAAAGCAATTATTCAGTGAACTTCCCTGTGCAGTCGATACGACTATTTTTTATCCTCGACAAAAGGATAGCAGTATTCTTTCACGGTATAGCATCAAGGCAACTGATCGCGTTGTTGTGTTCGTCGGTGGGCTTGATAGCGCCCACTATTTCAAAGGTGTTTCGCTGCTTATCCAAGTTTTTTCAAAACACTTTTCAACAATGAATAACACCCATCTCGTCATTGTCGGTGACGGAGATTGCAAAGAAGAATACGAACGTCAAAGCAAACTTCTTGATTGCGAAGGCAATATTCACTTTGCCGGTTCAGTTGTGTCGGATGAGCTGCCGCTCTATTATGCTATCGCAGATGTATTTGTTTTGCCATCGATTGATTCATCCGAAGCATTTGGTATTGCCATTATTGAAGCACAGGCCTGTGGAAAACCGGTTATTACGTCAGATTTGCCAGGTGTACGCAGTGTTGTGAGACATGGCATTGATGGCTTGCACTTTTCTCCTTCAAACCCGATTGAATTAGGTGAGGCTCTTTATACATTACTTTCGGATGAGGCGCTGCGTATGCGCATGAGCAGTTCTGCGCGCGAACGTGCACTTCAGAATTATTCAACAGATGCTGTTGGTAAGAAATTCGTATCAGAACTTCAAAAAATATGA
- a CDS encoding GDP-mannose 4,6-dehydratase, producing MKLLITGGCGFMGSNAIRYFLRAYPECTIVNLDKLTYSGNPENLADIEQDSRYRFVQGDIADENIVNTIVQGGVDAILNYAAETHVDRSIHDPKAFVVTDVIGTYTLLEAARHAGVKRFIQVSTDEVFGSIQDGKFTEKSPFEPNSPYAASKAGADLLCRAYVKTYGTPIIVTHSCNFYGPYQYPEKVIPLFITNLIEGKKVPLYGDGKNVREW from the coding sequence ATGAAACTCCTTATTACCGGTGGGTGCGGATTCATGGGATCCAATGCCATTCGATATTTTTTGCGTGCATATCCGGAATGCACCATTGTCAATCTGGATAAACTCACCTATTCAGGTAATCCTGAAAATCTTGCCGATATCGAGCAGGATTCGCGGTACCGTTTCGTGCAGGGCGATATTGCTGATGAGAATATCGTCAATACTATCGTGCAGGGGGGCGTAGATGCGATCTTAAACTACGCAGCGGAGACCCATGTTGATAGATCAATTCACGATCCAAAAGCATTTGTAGTTACGGATGTTATTGGCACCTACACTCTTCTTGAAGCGGCGCGGCACGCTGGCGTGAAGCGGTTTATTCAAGTATCAACTGATGAAGTATTTGGTTCAATTCAAGATGGGAAATTTACAGAAAAATCACCCTTTGAGCCGAATAGCCCCTATGCAGCTTCCAAGGCCGGAGCGGATCTGCTCTGTAGAGCATATGTGAAAACCTATGGCACACCTATTATCGTAACCCATTCTTGTAATTTCTACGGCCCCTACCAGTATCCTGAAAAAGTCATTCCATTGTTTATCACAAACCTGATTGAAGGTAAAAAAGTGCCTCTCTATGGCGATGGCAAAAATGTACGTGAGTGGAT
- a CDS encoding glycosyltransferase family 2 protein, with protein sequence MQKLWIVVPMYNGAQDVPDFCESLKQCTEQGSYTLVGVDDCSPDNSADLLRTSCPQAIVLRNAKNSGFAGACNTGMRYGIEHGAQYVMLANQDLRFLPNWRDPLISLLDSDASLGAVQPKILMYPDTTLINSCGNELHILGFGYTRGYLKKNSEFFCDGVRDVGYCSGAAVIYRIDVLRRIGLLDEKFFMYHEDSDICWRMQQAGYRTVVSPLSVVAHRYEFSRSIQKFYYIERNRLLMMLKNYQLKTLVLLAPLFLFWECSIVAYSIIGLLSRKNTVIRVKEKIKSYAFFLKPSIWAYIARERKKSAPLRVKQDADIMRHFTCDIAFQDVDSPIIRNVANPITRWYWKCIKRFV encoded by the coding sequence ATGCAAAAGCTGTGGATCGTTGTCCCGATGTATAATGGTGCACAGGATGTTCCTGATTTCTGTGAATCTTTGAAGCAATGCACAGAACAGGGCAGTTATACATTGGTTGGGGTAGACGATTGTTCTCCGGATAATTCAGCGGATCTTCTACGCACATCATGTCCCCAAGCAATAGTATTGCGAAATGCCAAAAACAGTGGGTTTGCCGGTGCGTGCAATACCGGTATGCGATATGGCATTGAACATGGAGCACAGTATGTGATGCTTGCGAACCAAGATTTACGGTTTTTGCCCAATTGGCGCGATCCTCTTATATCCTTACTGGATAGTGATGCATCATTAGGAGCAGTGCAGCCCAAGATTCTCATGTATCCCGATACCACACTCATCAATTCATGCGGGAATGAACTGCATATTTTAGGATTCGGTTATACGCGGGGGTATTTGAAAAAAAATAGTGAGTTTTTCTGTGATGGAGTGCGCGATGTTGGATATTGCAGTGGAGCAGCAGTCATCTATCGCATTGACGTGCTGCGGCGGATCGGGTTATTAGATGAGAAGTTTTTTATGTATCATGAAGACTCCGACATTTGTTGGCGCATGCAGCAGGCAGGCTATCGTACCGTAGTGAGTCCGTTATCTGTTGTTGCTCATCGCTATGAATTTTCCAGGAGCATCCAAAAGTTTTATTATATTGAACGTAATAGGCTGCTGATGATGCTCAAAAACTATCAACTCAAAACACTCGTTCTTCTTGCTCCTTTATTTTTGTTTTGGGAGTGCAGTATAGTGGCATATAGTATTATCGGACTGCTCTCGAGAAAAAATACCGTAATCAGGGTGAAGGAAAAAATCAAAAGCTATGCATTTTTCCTTAAGCCATCGATATGGGCGTATATTGCGCGCGAGCGTAAGAAGTCCGCTCCGCTGCGTGTCAAACAAGATGCGGATATCATGAGGCATTTTACCTGTGATATCGCTTTCCAAGATGTTGATAGTCCCATTATCCGCAATGTTGCAAACCCGATAACGCGTTGGTATTGGAAATGCATCAAAAGATTTGTATGA
- a CDS encoding glycosyltransferase, producing the protein MNYVVITSLFRPLVRGGAEVVVEDIVDELKKKHTVRVLTICDWKGLRSLMFNSSFEDGICVERLYPLNLFSFLDVNAKPYWMRALWHLMDMFNIHTYGSILHYLQKNKPDCVMTHNLKGMGYLIPLAIRHAGIKHIHTLHDVQLVVPTGLLFWKKENEEHKLQNLFHAWCSRLLFGSPHVVISPSLFLKTFYERRGFFPHSQRTVLANPMRSVGSATHDILCQKNLQSAIHFFAAGTLNEAKGILFLCRAFHKLPEQHIRLWIAGLGPDEEEIKRLCKNDSRIAFLGRLSHEKVLSNLQNMHYSIVPSLCYENSPTIIGESFSCGIPVIAADIGGAAEHIEDGVNGFVFTPADTSSLFHAMDRAIISKHYDQMRHAAARSMNGRDCASYVKHVIQIQTP; encoded by the coding sequence ATGAACTACGTTGTAATTACAAGCCTGTTTCGCCCTCTCGTGCGCGGAGGAGCTGAAGTAGTTGTTGAAGATATTGTTGATGAACTCAAAAAAAAGCATACTGTTCGTGTTCTAACAATCTGTGACTGGAAAGGATTGCGATCACTCATGTTCAACTCATCGTTTGAGGATGGCATCTGCGTTGAACGCTTGTATCCATTGAACCTTTTTTCATTCCTTGATGTCAACGCAAAGCCCTATTGGATGCGCGCATTATGGCATCTTATGGATATGTTTAATATCCATACCTATGGTTCTATACTGCACTACTTACAAAAAAACAAACCTGATTGCGTTATGACGCATAATCTCAAAGGCATGGGATACCTCATACCGCTTGCTATTCGGCATGCAGGTATAAAACATATTCATACTCTTCATGATGTTCAGCTTGTCGTGCCGACAGGATTACTGTTTTGGAAAAAAGAAAACGAAGAGCACAAACTGCAAAATCTTTTTCATGCATGGTGTTCGCGATTACTCTTTGGCTCCCCCCACGTTGTTATAAGTCCATCCCTTTTTTTAAAAACATTTTATGAACGACGCGGTTTTTTCCCCCATTCACAACGTACTGTGCTTGCTAATCCCATGCGTAGTGTTGGCTCGGCAACTCATGACATTCTGTGTCAAAAAAATCTCCAATCAGCAATTCATTTTTTTGCAGCCGGAACGTTGAATGAGGCAAAAGGCATACTTTTTTTGTGCCGGGCATTTCACAAGCTCCCAGAGCAACATATACGACTCTGGATAGCAGGATTAGGGCCTGATGAAGAAGAAATCAAGCGTCTCTGTAAAAATGATTCTAGAATAGCATTTCTTGGCAGGTTGTCTCATGAAAAAGTGTTGAGCAATCTGCAAAATATGCATTACTCGATTGTGCCCTCGCTCTGTTATGAGAATTCCCCCACGATTATCGGTGAAAGTTTTTCTTGTGGAATACCTGTGATTGCAGCAGATATTGGGGGAGCAGCAGAACATATTGAAGATGGGGTAAATGGTTTTGTGTTTACACCCGCCGATACATCATCACTTTTTCATGCAATGGATCGTGCTATCATCAGTAAACACTACGATCAGATGAGGCATGCAGCGGCGCGGAGCATGAACGGCCGTGATTGCGCTTCGTATGTGAAACATGTCATTCAAATACAAACACCGTAA
- a CDS encoding prepilin-type N-terminal cleavage/methylation domain-containing protein: MKKGFTLVELLVVVAIIGLMAGIATVSVNSVRSKARDARRVADIKQIQNALELYYSDSGTYPAAEVAKIGEGSGVAISNLGFTTAVGVGDSVYLNPVPKDPASTQSYVYPTPAAPTKDYIIEFVLETGTGTMEKGTYQATSGGMKIKPVVVVP, from the coding sequence ATGAAAAAAGGTTTTACGCTCGTTGAATTGCTCGTTGTTGTTGCAATTATTGGACTCATGGCAGGCATTGCCACGGTATCGGTAAATAGTGTGCGTTCCAAAGCACGGGATGCTCGAAGAGTTGCAGATATCAAACAGATCCAAAATGCGCTTGAGTTATATTATAGTGATTCAGGAACCTATCCCGCAGCTGAGGTTGCAAAAATTGGAGAAGGTAGTGGTGTTGCTATTTCTAATCTAGGTTTTACGACTGCTGTAGGAGTCGGAGATAGTGTTTATTTAAACCCAGTTCCAAAGGACCCAGCTTCAACACAATCCTATGTATATCCCACACCTGCTGCCCCCACAAAGGATTATATTATAGAATTTGTTCTCGAAACTGGAACGGGTACCATGGAAAAAGGTACCTATCAAGCAACTTCCGGTGGGATGAAAATTAAACCGGTAGTTGTAGTTCCCTAA